In the genome of Williamwhitmania sp., the window AGGAACTCCACCTTTTTTAGCATCTTTAGAACCAGAAGTGGCTGGTTTGGTAGCACCAGGCGCCACTCCTCCTTCCAAAGCCTTATAATTCACCATATCATTGGTGGCCGGCCAATCCCCAGAAGCGGGACGAACTTTAATTTTTCCCAAAAAGGGAATGCCATGCAATTCCATTGTATCAGTGATTGTGAGTTTGCCGCAAGCCCGACAAATGGTAGCCAATTCCTTTTGCGCAATTTCAACTGCAACCGGGTTTGGATTGACGACATTCAAATTGGTCCAGATTTTACGTCCTTTCTGCTCACCATCCAAAATAGTGAACTCAAGTTTGATGTACTTTCCGGTTTTTGCTTTGGTATCTTGCATGGAACTTCCCGTTATTGCCATAGGATAATCCCCAGCCGGAATTGGTTCAAATGCTCCTAAGTCCTCGTGTTGATTTGAATCGAATACTCCACCTAATTCAGCCATTTTATTGCTCCTTGTTTTAATGTTATTTTTTTGCTGTTGTTGTTTCTTTTTCTACTGCTGCTTTTTCTACTACTTTTTTCTCACCTCCTTTTCCATTAGTTTTATTTCCTCTGATTTTATTGAAGAGTTTTTCAAGATTCGGTTCTTCCATAAAATCCAACTTTCCAGAGCGATCTTTAGCTTCCCAATATAAATCCCGAGAAGTTTGGAGATAACTATATGGTGTGCCTTCTTCGGTTTGCGCAGTACGCAAAGCCAGCACTTCATCAAAGAAGTATGGCAGGGCTGTAACTAACATATTCCCAGGCATAGAGGGAACATGTTGGGTGACGCCAAAATCATCAGTAAGACGTTTAACTTTCGCTGTAAAGTAAATGTTGTGATTTGGCAAGTCTCTAAATGCTCGAATTATAACCGACATTTTATCTCCCAATTCGCCATAGGCTTGCCTCGGGTCTTTGGTTTCAGCTTTGGCAGTTGATAGGCAAACTTCTGCAATGTCTGATAAGGAATCCAGGGACACTGTTTCGTAAGCAGCAGCTTCTTTGCTATCCTTAAGAAACATAAATGCCTCATTGAGATTTTCCATAGATTTTATTTCAATGACAGGAATATCCTCATCAGCCAAAGACAGAAGTCCGCCTTCTGCACTAAGAATGAGATTATTTTTTGTAGTAGCACAAAGCCGTGTTTTACCAACACCAGCGAATCCATAAACAAGAACTTTAACTTTATTAACACTTTGTGCAGTGGTAATAATTTTAATTGCCATAATTATTTTTCTCCTTTTACAAGTTTAAATGCCAGAGTGGGGGTTGCCGGGGTTTCAACAACGACTCTTGTCAGTAAGGACTGAGGAGGCAAGGATTTAAAAGCAGCAACCTTGACGCTGGGTTTGTAGTCGATACAAGCCTTTTCCTCAGGAGTAAGTTTTGCCCAAATGGGAGTAAGATCATCATGAGCAACTTTATAATTGCGTCCGAT includes:
- a CDS encoding DUF669 domain-containing protein; translation: MAELGGVFDSNQHEDLGAFEPIPAGDYPMAITGSSMQDTKAKTGKYIKLEFTILDGEQKGRKIWTNLNVVNPNPVAVEIAQKELATICRACGKLTITDTMELHGIPFLGKIKVRPASGDWPATNDMVNYKALEGGVAPGATKPATSGSKDAKKGGVPWA
- a CDS encoding ATP-binding protein, with the translated sequence MAIKIITTAQSVNKVKVLVYGFAGVGKTRLCATTKNNLILSAEGGLLSLADEDIPVIEIKSMENLNEAFMFLKDSKEAAAYETVSLDSLSDIAEVCLSTAKAETKDPRQAYGELGDKMSVIIRAFRDLPNHNIYFTAKVKRLTDDFGVTQHVPSMPGNMLVTALPYFFDEVLALRTAQTEEGTPYSYLQTSRDLYWEAKDRSGKLDFMEEPNLEKLFNKIRGNKTNGKGGEKKVVEKAAVEKETTTAKK